In Pseudothermotoga hypogea DSM 11164 = NBRC 106472, the following are encoded in one genomic region:
- a CDS encoding tetratricopeptide repeat protein: MSDAVERLVRELIRENQLSRARDVLSIFQEDYPHLLLELEAASGNWIAVLKLYERLSDEKKEEYKTLYKTAQERVREDYREDIKDSLEEIDRTNFEGAMAILESVSKAYPELVEAIALKLELARKKGDKAREKVFEELLKKLDSSHPSLSKKAETARRSPVDLITLILVCATLAVSFIGLMLSGVDRVSIGSVVEEKITPLSEKIDKLSVTSNTLTAKTANIESSFKV; this comes from the coding sequence ATGAGCGATGCCGTTGAGAGACTGGTGAGGGAACTGATCAGGGAAAATCAATTGTCTCGTGCGCGTGATGTTCTGAGCATCTTTCAGGAGGATTATCCGCATCTTTTGCTCGAGCTTGAGGCCGCGTCTGGAAACTGGATTGCAGTGCTGAAACTCTACGAACGGTTGAGCGATGAGAAAAAAGAAGAGTACAAGACTCTGTACAAGACCGCTCAGGAGAGGGTGAGGGAGGATTACAGAGAGGACATCAAAGATTCTCTCGAAGAGATTGATAGGACCAACTTCGAAGGCGCGATGGCGATCCTGGAATCCGTATCCAAAGCTTATCCAGAACTGGTCGAAGCGATCGCTCTGAAACTCGAACTTGCACGTAAAAAGGGTGACAAAGCGCGAGAGAAGGTGTTCGAAGAGTTGTTGAAAAAGCTCGATTCTTCACATCCAAGTCTCTCGAAAAAAGCTGAGACTGCACGCAGGAGTCCCGTCGATCTGATCACTCTGATTCTGGTCTGTGCCACGCTCGCTGTTAGTTTCATTGGCCTGATGCTATCAGGTGTGGACAGAGTCTCGATCGGTAGTGTTGTGGAAGAAAAGATCACTCCACTGTCAGAAAAGATAGACAAACTCAGCGTGACATCGAACACGTTGACCGCGAAGACGGCAAACATAGAATCGAGCTTCAAGGTGTGA